From the genome of Monomorium pharaonis isolate MP-MQ-018 chromosome 1, ASM1337386v2, whole genome shotgun sequence:
ataatttaaaaatttatatttataaattgttttattttaacatgatttatatattcgaTGACAACAGAGAATCATTTGCGTGTTATTTTTTCAACCTACTTTTCGCCGAGCTAAAATTGTCCGTTGTCTATCAACCATTTTCTTCCGTGTCTCGTACACAAAGATATTCTGTCACGTTTTAGATTCATGgcgaaagaaaagaagacTGGCGGGATAGGTAGATGTACACCGCTCGACGTCTCGCTGCATCTAAAGTCCGCAAGTCTGCCGTTCGTCTGTCCCGATGGATCGAAGGTAGCTGCGAAGCTGATGGAATCGAAGAAACGTCGGCAACATTACAGTCTAGAGATGCTGAGCGACGGTGAGCAGCGTACGATCAAGATAGAAGCTCCGTCAGCAGGCGATTGGTACGCGATTGCTTTTCGATCTTGGACCGATCCCGAGGACGGAAAAATCAAGCAGCAAGGTAAAGGGAAGCGCAATTATCCTCTTCGACGAAAGAAGTCAaggctaaaataaaattatattatcgacgtttgtaaatttgatatacatttacaatttgcaaatatttggAAATAAAAGCTATACTCGcgaaacttgaaaaaattaatgggAAACTGTCATTCGCAGGTCTCAGCGCGTCCTGTGAGACCATGATGGACGCCGAGATGTTTGTAGAGACACCAGCTACGACATCGTTGGTGGCTGATCCTGAGATCGAGCATAAGGTGCAACTGGACGAGATTTCCGACACAGCGATAGTGCAGTATCTCGTGCCGGACGTCGGTCTCGAGGAACTGAGCCTGTCCCTGAGATCGTCCTGCGGCGAAGATTGCAACATTGCCGTCCACGTCACGGCGGAGGACAATCTTGCTGATGGTTTGCTCAACTCCACGGCGACGTCTTTGCTCTTCAAGCCCTATGCAAACGATTTTCACTACGTGACCCTTCGTCTACTGTCGGGAAATGCGTCGAACGTGACGATGCAACTGCCGATGAGCCGTCAGGTAGACGTCGGGGTCGATCAGGTTGTGCTGTCGAGAAACTCCTTCCCCGATTTTTTCCTCTTCGACTACGAACACCTGCGCGGCAACGACACGAAGCCCCAGCCCTTCAACGTGACCGCCGACGTTCTCTCCGTCCTTAGCTTCGAGATTGGCCGGGTGTACGATGTTGGCGGCACGGTCACCCTGGGTTTCAAGCTGGTCGACGTGGAGGAAAAGTACAAGAAGAGCATCATTCTTGTGGCCTGTGTTTCCTTAGGTTGGTTCGCATGTCCTCGATACTGCTTCTAATCAATTTCTTTCGAGATCAAAATAGAAAGTTCCCTTCTTCAGCGAGCGAGCTTGCggataaaattagattatcgGCCGTGTGTCCATTAACAGTAAATCCGTGTTttcaatatataacaataaaaaataagacacACGTAgtctacataaaattatagttataatacCATCAAGGAAAAATAGATAAGGAATattgtaagaataatttttcgagtttttttgttacatatcattttatatataatacctatcccatttttttttttacttcctCAGGATATTACTCGAACATCACATCTGGTGGTGGCTGCGTCCGTGCGCAGGGTCTCACGACGGCGGACGTGTACGTGAACGCGAGCGAGCCGGCTTACGTGCACGTACCCTTCCCCGAGACGGGCACCTGGTACGTCAGCCTGCGCGTCTTCTGTCCCGAAGAGGAGGAAAAGGCAATCAGCAACGGCGGTAGCAGTGGTGCGAATACCAGCACCAGCTCTTGCACCTGCAGCCGCAGCTGCCTTCGGGGCGACGTCGTGTGCGAGACGTGCGACTGCCTGTCGCGTTGCACCGCCGTCCGGGTGGAGAGTATCGTGTCGTCGTCGCCGTGCGTCGAGGGCCGCTGCGGCGGCCACGGCAAGTGCATGCACTACATGAGCGGCGGCTTCATCTTCTCGGCGTGTTACTGCACCGGCGGCTACCGCGGGTTCGATTGCGCGGACAACACATACGTCCTCAGCACCAGCGGCATACTCGTGCAGCTGCTCGCCCTCACCTTCAGCAACTTCGCCTTTCTCGGTTCGATCTACGTGGCGGTACGACGCGAGTACTTCACCGAGGCGATCGCCTACGTCGCGGTCATGTTTTTCTCCACGTTCTACCACGCCTGCGAGGCCGGCGAGGAGGTCTACAGCGTGTGCATCATGCGACTGAGCGTTCTGCAGTTTTGCGACTTCTTCAACGCGCTGCTTGCTATCTGGGTGACTCTGGTGGCGATGGCATCGTTTGGGCCGCGAGTGACCGCTTTCTGTCAGGTGGCTGGCGCAATTGTGCTCGCGATGGGCGCCGAGATGGACCGCACGGCTCTCTGGGTGTTCCTACTGCCGGCAGTCACCGGTTCCGCGTTAATCGGGCTGTCATGGGGGCTTAGATGCAGGAGGAAGCGCACCATTAGATATCCCTCGCGTCCATATAGGTaaggatagaaataaagaaatggaAGGAAAGGTCAATTTTTACACCACTAAAATGGAATatagaaatgtataataaatgacTGCttgatagaataaaaattaaattaatataaaatcacaaaTAAAGATGAACagaatttattcattataatgAATAAACAATAAGACAATATTGTTCGGAATAACCAGGGATTTTATCTTCTCATATACGATCgaagttattatatttttcatattaggTTTCATTGCATCTCTGCTTGCATTGCGACACGAGTTGTTGATCGTTGATACGACGTTTCTTCTGTTTCTAGGACCATCTACTTCCCGGCTGGGGTGCTTCTCGTCGCTCTGGGCCTCGTTTGTTACGCGTTCCTGCAAACTCGCAGGAATTATTATCTCGTTCACAGCCTGTGGCACATTTGCGTGGCTATAGGAGTTATTCTACTGCTGCCGAAGCGCAAGTACATGAAGTGATAGTCAAAGAGTCGCGTACACGTCTAAGAAAGATTCGAGGAGACTGGAGGTAGAGTATCGAAAGCTAAGAGATGTGATAGTAGACAACCAAAGAGACATCAgggaaattattacaatacaaACGCATAGATATCGCCGACGAACCGATTTTTATACGAAAGGAATCACAAAGCGCCGATTTtaaatggaatttaaaaacgaaGATATCTTCTATTatgaacatattttaaaaagtaattatttatttgtaatttatcgaTTTATCTGGATAtcgaaagttttattaaagttatcttcatatattaaaactatctttaaaattatcttttttttataagtttatttttctttatcgtaAAGACACGTGATTCGCTTCGTAGAAAAGTTATTCGATCGGTCACGACACTtgtgcatatattatatatattcagaGAGATATATTATTCTTCTAAAAAGCATTGGTAGTTCATAGATACGAGAGTGTTCCGAATACGTAATTAACTCGAGATCTATCAATAATGCACGATATTTAGCAATAAGATGTGACATACAAATTGGATTCAATAAGTATTAAATCAAGTCGTccataaaagaaattattgctcATTTTAATAAGCATTAAGGAAAATTGAAGAAAGTTTGACATCGACATTAAGATATTTTGGTTCTTTATTTAGCTTTTGATAGGATTAAATCGTTCTTCATTTagcttttgataaaattaaatctctatCGAATGTAAATAGCGATGTTAGGGAAAGTCATACGCAAAAATATCGTAAGAAAAATGGATTACCGTAATTATTGCTAAAATTGACGTTGGATTTTATAAGGTTATCAATTGTTCCATGAAGTATTTACAAATGCACTTTGACATTCCGCGAAATCTATTGAGCGcacgaatataaaactttgttgATTCAGTCGCGACCTGTTTGTAAGGACCAATTCTAAAGTACGTAAAATATTGGAAACGGGATAAAGGAATATTATTGTGCGAATAATGGCTTTTATTCACACGACTGTTCTCTGTTATccttagttttttattaatgatagcactattgtaatattattaatttataattattgcgtGCCTATAGTATTGTTTTTCGACGTCGTTTTTGACGATAGATGCATTTACGAGAACACGTCATATTTTTGAGAAGTGTATATTCCGTACTCCATCGTCGCCATCTCTTGTGTGGAAGACTttggattttaatttttcttcctcCATTAGaatgtgaaattaatttagtcTTTTTCTACACTGGTGAAGACGATGCGAGCgtagaaatgtaattttaaggAACAAAGGTTCTTTTTTTCCTAGGACTCGATACCTCGCACACGAACGTCCTGCTCCGAGACTAATACGCGAAAGTGAATGAAAAAGTAAAGATACACATcccttatattttataactgaCATATCTGTAGTACAcgtgaaaattatattcttctaCATAAAGCATGTAGAATCTTCTGCAGGACACTGTTTGAGAGACACCGATTTAAAGGCTGTTATCTTTTAACTTTTGCactaatttgcaaatttttctatttcttctagATATTGCGAataatccaaatattttatccttTAACGTTTAGTTAGGAAAATAATGCTTAAAACGGagccattttttttaagttgccTTGCATCGTGACAAGCCGGAAGAGCGAAACCGCCGTGTCTTTACTTTCCGATTCATCCTCGCGCCTGTATATGCGTGCTGTATGTTGTGTCCGGGGAGAGTGCCgcgtatacatacatataagtaaaaatatcgtCATGGGCAGTGCCTGTACTGATTGTTGACACGTGTTAAGCGCGATGCGCCGCGATCGTATCGCGACTCTAGTCGATTCTATTTTCCTCAATGTGAAAGCATCATATAGACtatatatgtaacattttcTAGCCAAagacagaaagagaagaaTGTGTCACGCTGAGCGCACGTGAGGAGAATTtcacttttgttaatttacaaACATCCACGCAGACATtcaacacacatacacatatacacaaatgtaattatttaaatgaaataaagatGAATTCTATCATTGTACAAATCGAACTAAAATACTGCAAGAACTGCCGAGACTTCTGCCGCTCGAGCGATAAATAATTCTACATCTCgttgttaaattgttaatgGACTCTTACCCTGCCTTCTCCTTTATTCGCGTAAAACGTGGTGTGCGCGAGATAGCgaggttttattttttatacatttctttcTTCGTTGCCTGATTTAATTcgctatttaaattataaatgccCTTCTCTGAAGAGCAAGAAATTACGTAAACCAAGGTGCTATAGCGAGGAGCCGGTgggcgtcgcgacgcgcgcgTTCGCCGTCGCGATGACGTTAGCCAGCAATGACAGCATTGTCTCCATGGAGAAGCCACAGTGTGGGTACGATCTTGAACAGCTTCTGCCATTCCTGCCGGCCTCCACCGCCTCCTCGATCGCCGTGCCCTGCATGGCCGTGCGGAACACCTGGTTGGTGGTGATCGTGTTCACCATCTTCTCGAAGGACGTCGCCTTCCTGTCCTTCTCGTTCTCGTTTTCGATCTCCTCGCCTACTGAGGCATTCGCTTGCTGCGTGTAGGTGCACACCGCGCGTTGCATGCACGAGGTCGTGTCGATGCCGTGGCGGGCCAGGATGTCGTCGATTCTCGTCAGCGTCTGAGTGAAGCCGTTGTCTTCACCTGCGTGGATTTCATTGAACATGTATTACAAATGCCGAGCGGAGTATTCATAGATTGCTGAAAAGCAGATTGCTGCTCTTCGTAAAATTTGAagtcaatttttctttaaaaatgtcgatgcagagaaaaagaaatattgctcTTTTAAATTCatccaaattttattcaattaaattttgaatctgttaagttgaaaaattacgttaatgttttaagaaatttttattcctaTTTACAGCGTGGAAAATGAAGAAACAATATCAAGTTTTACGAGATctacaaaatttatgaaatgtaGAATTTGTGAAAAACACAATCTCTTCACAAAGAGATTTCATCAATTAGTCTAGATTCTAAGCGAATGCAACACTTACTTCTCGCATATGTGCCGTAAGTACCCGACAAGATATATAGCAGTTTAGGGATGATGAGGATCGATCCTACGCCTATAATGGCTCCCAAGAGAAGTCCGCCAAGATCTATCTTCGCCGGCGCATAGGGCGACACACCGTAACCCTGATTCCGATTTAAtcgattacattaatttaaattgattacgACGAATTTCAGATCCCAgtttataatcaaaaatagaaaactaaataaaatcgGCTTTAGcagtttttttaaagtaaattttacaaaattttctatagaaaCGGAAAATAGGAAAAAGAAGGCAATAAATGTTctaaaagtaaagaataaaacagAAAGGCAGAAGTTCGATTTAATACTTACGCTTCCTGTACCGCCAATATTGGTGAAACCAAATCGTGCCTCTTGGTTACGATCTGTAATGTCGTTCGTCTCGGGTTCGCGTTTCGACGTTTCAGCGTGCTGTTTAATCTGAGACGACGGCATGGCCACTTGATCCTGTGCCTTCGCTTGCTTTTCCATGTAGCTGATAGAGCTTGGTACAAATCTATCGGTAGATTATATAACGACAGATACATAACATAGattgtttaacaataaaaaattatcttaagtCTCTTCCGTTAGATtctttagataaattttaattttttaatataattttttaaatgcccTTTAAAAGTCTTTTGCGCTTTTACAACTTTTAGGAAGAAATATTGaacatattagaaaataatattagatataatattagatataaaatctttgtatattatttaaaattttatttgaaatggaACTTACCCTCCATCGTCGAACTTTGGACTGCAATTGACCAAAATAATGAAGCAGCTTATTGCCACGGTTAAACTTTGCGAGATACAAAACATCAtctaggaaaaaaaaatttagaaatggCAATAAACcagtaattaacattattattatattaataaatatcattgaaTACCAATTGTGTATATTCAATGAATATTTGGTATCCTAAAATTTTTCACGACAAAAGAAtagaattttttgtaattaagaaaatatttaaacagtacCTAAAGTTAGATGTTTGAGttggtaattttattatttaaataaataaatttctaaagtgTATTATAAAGACGTGTAGTTTATCAtgtaaaagtaaacaaaataattcaaatagatcaataatttaattcaataattcagtaattcaaaataattcaaatagatcaaatagaacaaataattcaaaatagaTCAAGCAAATACCTTCAGTGACGATAAGAGCAAAGTGAAGATGCAACGTGAAGCCTGAGATCAGTCCTAAGAAGAGATATGGCGATTCAGTGTCACGGACTGGCTGAGCGGTGCCTACTTTCTGACATATATAGTCGCTCTGGTCGTCTGAACACGACAAGTCGTGGACGATAATTGAAGTTCTGGTTTCGCTTTCATTGTTAGCTCTTCGTGGTGCATGACGTCTCCCCGTCGTCGCGTTGTCGCCTTCGTCGTCGCGAGGAAAAAGAAGGccgtttcttcttcttcttcttctgcaACGCGGCTGCAACCGCGTCGTTATCGTCGGTCACTCGAAATCCCGAAGCTGAAATAATGGCCGGCCACC
Proteins encoded in this window:
- the LOC105828654 gene encoding post-GPI attachment to proteins factor 6, which gives rise to MRESALAVLLAWIFVAQQGLCGKLEKIAQRSSNVLDDYYAYRHISIIHFNVPERTVAVVFKFMAKEKKTGGIGRCTPLDVSLHLKSASLPFVCPDGSKVAAKLMESKKRRQHYSLEMLSDGEQRTIKIEAPSAGDWYAIAFRSWTDPEDGKIKQQGLSASCETMMDAEMFVETPATTSLVADPEIEHKVQLDEISDTAIVQYLVPDVGLEELSLSLRSSCGEDCNIAVHVTAEDNLADGLLNSTATSLLFKPYANDFHYVTLRLLSGNASNVTMQLPMSRQVDVGVDQVVLSRNSFPDFFLFDYEHLRGNDTKPQPFNVTADVLSVLSFEIGRVYDVGGTVTLGFKLVDVEEKYKKSIILVACVSLGYYSNITSGGGCVRAQGLTTADVYVNASEPAYVHVPFPETGTWYVSLRVFCPEEEEKAISNGGSSGANTSTSSCTCSRSCLRGDVVCETCDCLSRCTAVRVESIVSSSPCVEGRCGGHGKCMHYMSGGFIFSACYCTGGYRGFDCADNTYVLSTSGILVQLLALTFSNFAFLGSIYVAVRREYFTEAIAYVAVMFFSTFYHACEAGEEVYSVCIMRLSVLQFCDFFNALLAIWVTLVAMASFGPRVTAFCQVAGAIVLAMGAEMDRTALWVFLLPAVTGSALIGLSWGLRCRRKRTIRYPSRPYRTIYFPAGVLLVALGLVCYAFLQTRRNYYLVHSLWHICVAIGVILLLPKRKYMK
- the LOC105828652 gene encoding uncharacterized protein LOC105828652, with protein sequence MMFCISQSLTVAISCFIILVNCSPKFDDGGFVPSSISYMEKQAKAQDQVAMPSSQIKQHAETSKREPETNDITDRNQEARFGFTNIGGTGSGYGVSPYAPAKIDLGGLLLGAIIGVGSILIIPKLLYILSGTYGTYARSEDNGFTQTLTRIDDILARHGIDTTSCMQRAVCTYTQQANASVGEEIENENEKDRKATSFEKMVNTITTNQVFRTAMQGTAIEEAVEAGRNGRSCSRSYPHCGFSMETMLSLLANVIATANARVATPTGSSL